One region of Halomicrobium sp. LC1Hm genomic DNA includes:
- a CDS encoding DUF5789 family protein, with product MSDDEETDEGPAVELGEGDSVAGAPLARVSSRLTWGIEHSTIVEREGDTEIRTPDGPQPLADLMDDVDVPYFEHRREFESAVREVLGDGPVPTE from the coding sequence ATGAGCGACGACGAGGAAACAGACGAGGGGCCGGCAGTCGAACTCGGCGAGGGCGATTCGGTCGCCGGTGCGCCCCTGGCACGCGTTAGCTCCCGACTCACGTGGGGTATCGAGCACAGCACGATCGTCGAGCGCGAGGGCGACACCGAGATCCGGACACCGGACGGTCCACAGCCACTCGCCGACCTGATGGACGACGTGGACGTCCCCTACTTCGAGCACCGCCGCGAGTTCGAGTCGGCCGTCCGTGAAGTGCTCGGCGACGGCCCGGTTCCGACCGAGTAA
- a CDS encoding preprotein translocase subunit TatA, with protein MIALQIGLPGTQELVIVFLILIMLAAPILLVVGLVVLLLRWLSGDDETDERVAELEREVERLRHQQSSAESDTDDERRDRSDDASRS; from the coding sequence GTGATTGCCCTCCAGATCGGTCTCCCAGGGACGCAAGAGCTCGTGATCGTGTTCTTGATCCTCATCATGCTCGCGGCCCCTATCCTGTTGGTCGTCGGACTGGTCGTGCTTCTCTTGCGGTGGCTCTCGGGCGACGACGAGACCGACGAGCGCGTGGCAGAACTCGAACGCGAAGTCGAGCGGCTCCGACACCAGCAGTCCAGCGCCGAGAGCGACACCGACGACGAGCGGCGGGATCGGTCCGACGACGCGTCTCGCAGCTGA
- the lonB gene encoding ATP-dependent protease LonB → MSDNTEIDDTPDDEREVTGTPPEDDDPSAADDAGDTEEGGGAESGGLDNLGSEVEVESGASLDDEDGLLGGLGIESTSDIEVPDRLVDQVIGQDHARDVIKKAAKQRRHVMMIGSPGTGKSMLAKAMSQLLPKEELQDVLVYHNPDDGNEPKVRTVPAGKGEQIVDAHKEEARKRNQMRTFLMWIIIAIIIGYALIIQGSVLLGILAAGVIYLAFRYGSRGNDSMIPNLLVNRSNQTTAPFEDATGAHAGALLGDVRHDPFQSGGMETPSHDRVEAGAIHKANKGVLFVDEINTLDIRSQQKLMTAIQEGEFSITGQSERSSGAMVQTEPVPCDFIMIAAGNLDAMENMHPALRSRIKGYGYEVYMDDTIEDTPEMRRKLTRFIAQEVENDGRLPHFDRDAVEEIILEARRRAGRKGHLTLKLRELGGLVRVAGDIARAEDQDVTTREDVLQAKGRSRSIEQQLADDYIERRKDYELTVNEGDVVGRVNGLAVMGEDSGIVLPVMAEVTPSQGPGQVIATGQLKEMAEEAVQNVSAIIKKFSDEDISEKDVHIQFVQAGEGGVDGDSASITVATAVISALENVPIEQNLAMTGSLSVRGDVLPVGGVTHKIEAAAKSGLDTVIIPEANTQDVMIEEEYEEMIEIVPVSHISEVLEVALAGEPEKDSLVDRLKSITGKALEREVGQQSGSPSPQ, encoded by the coding sequence ATGAGCGACAATACCGAGATCGACGACACTCCCGACGACGAGCGGGAGGTGACCGGGACGCCGCCCGAAGACGACGACCCCAGCGCGGCCGACGACGCTGGTGACACTGAGGAGGGTGGCGGGGCCGAAAGTGGCGGCCTCGACAACCTCGGCAGTGAGGTCGAAGTCGAGAGCGGCGCGTCCCTCGACGACGAAGACGGGCTCCTCGGTGGGCTCGGCATCGAGTCGACCAGCGACATCGAAGTCCCCGACCGACTCGTCGATCAGGTCATCGGGCAGGACCACGCCCGTGACGTCATCAAAAAGGCAGCCAAACAGCGCCGTCACGTGATGATGATCGGCTCGCCCGGGACGGGCAAGTCGATGCTGGCGAAAGCGATGAGCCAACTGCTCCCGAAAGAGGAACTACAGGACGTTCTGGTCTACCACAACCCGGACGACGGAAACGAGCCGAAGGTTCGGACCGTCCCCGCCGGGAAAGGTGAGCAGATCGTCGACGCCCACAAGGAGGAGGCCCGCAAGCGCAACCAGATGCGGACCTTCCTGATGTGGATCATCATCGCCATCATCATCGGCTACGCGCTGATCATCCAGGGGTCGGTCCTGCTGGGGATCCTCGCGGCCGGTGTCATCTACCTGGCGTTCCGCTATGGCTCGCGTGGCAACGACTCGATGATCCCGAACCTGCTGGTCAACCGGTCGAACCAGACCACCGCGCCCTTCGAGGACGCGACCGGTGCCCACGCCGGTGCGCTGCTGGGCGACGTTCGCCACGACCCGTTCCAGTCGGGGGGAATGGAGACGCCCAGCCACGACCGCGTCGAGGCCGGCGCGATCCACAAGGCCAACAAGGGCGTGCTGTTCGTCGACGAGATCAACACGCTGGACATCCGCAGCCAGCAGAAGCTCATGACCGCGATCCAGGAGGGCGAGTTCTCCATCACGGGCCAGTCCGAGCGCTCCTCGGGCGCGATGGTCCAGACCGAACCGGTCCCCTGTGACTTCATCATGATCGCGGCGGGGAACCTCGACGCCATGGAGAACATGCACCCCGCGCTGCGCTCCCGGATCAAGGGGTACGGCTACGAGGTGTACATGGACGACACCATCGAGGACACCCCGGAGATGCGCCGGAAGCTCACCCGCTTCATCGCGCAGGAAGTCGAGAACGACGGGCGACTCCCCCACTTCGATCGCGATGCCGTCGAGGAGATCATCCTCGAAGCCCGCCGCCGTGCGGGCCGCAAGGGGCACCTGACCCTGAAGCTGCGCGAACTGGGCGGACTGGTCCGCGTCGCGGGCGACATCGCCCGCGCGGAGGATCAGGACGTGACCACGCGCGAGGACGTGCTCCAGGCGAAAGGTCGGAGTCGCTCCATCGAGCAACAGCTCGCAGACGACTACATCGAACGCCGCAAGGACTACGAGCTGACCGTCAACGAGGGCGACGTGGTCGGCCGCGTCAACGGCCTGGCCGTGATGGGCGAGGACAGCGGGATCGTCCTCCCGGTCATGGCGGAGGTCACGCCCTCGCAGGGTCCCGGCCAGGTGATCGCCACCGGCCAGCTCAAGGAGATGGCCGAGGAGGCAGTCCAGAACGTCTCGGCGATCATCAAGAAGTTCTCGGACGAGGACATCTCCGAGAAGGACGTTCACATCCAGTTCGTCCAGGCCGGCGAAGGCGGTGTCGACGGCGACTCCGCCTCGATCACGGTCGCGACGGCGGTCATCTCCGCACTGGAGAACGTCCCGATCGAGCAGAACCTCGCGATGACCGGATCGCTGTCGGTCCGGGGCGACGTGTTGCCCGTCGGCGGCGTGACCCACAAGATCGAGGCCGCGGCCAAGTCCGGGCTCGATACGGTCATCATCCCCGAGGCAAACACCCAGGACGTGATGATCGAAGAGGAGTACGAGGAGATGATCGAGATCGTCCCGGTCTCACACATCTCCGAGGTGCTGGAAGTGGCCCTGGCCGGCGAGCCCGAGAAGGACTCGCTGGTCGACCGGCTCAAGTCCATCACCGGCAAAGCGCTCGAACGCGAAGTGGGCCAGCAGAGCGGCTCACCCAGCCCGCAGTAG
- a CDS encoding amidohydrolase family protein: MLELEHGFRVVDVHARLEPEASRRPREGMGEPERLEREMHQAGVVRAVAYSDYRERGYLKANNAVARMTVGRPMVAFARVDGARDPGAGAGSRLRNITASREEYHTSPEDIEQYAYDDRFVGFKLHPARDGLPDEAVLEELAAVDKPILVHGGEEFPPSAVEEHFLQYDLPVIVGHFGAHPLRRDLMHESIDLLEAYDQCYLETSAVRYRDPLERAIMEHPDRVCFGSGAPNVHPNVAVMEILTLDVPEDAMKKVFSNNPVRVIEELAP; this comes from the coding sequence ATGCTGGAGCTGGAGCACGGGTTCCGGGTCGTCGACGTACACGCGCGACTGGAGCCCGAGGCGTCTCGGCGTCCGCGGGAGGGGATGGGCGAGCCCGAACGGCTGGAACGCGAGATGCACCAGGCCGGGGTCGTCCGCGCCGTCGCGTACTCCGACTACCGCGAGCGGGGCTATCTGAAGGCGAACAACGCCGTGGCCCGGATGACCGTGGGCCGTCCGATGGTCGCGTTCGCACGCGTCGACGGTGCCCGCGATCCGGGCGCGGGGGCCGGCTCCCGGCTCAGGAACATCACGGCCTCGCGCGAGGAGTACCACACCTCGCCCGAAGACATCGAGCAGTACGCGTACGACGACCGATTCGTCGGGTTCAAGCTCCACCCCGCCAGAGACGGCCTCCCCGACGAGGCCGTCCTCGAAGAACTCGCCGCCGTCGACAAGCCGATCCTGGTTCACGGCGGCGAGGAGTTCCCGCCGAGCGCCGTCGAAGAGCACTTCCTGCAGTACGATCTGCCGGTGATCGTCGGCCACTTCGGCGCACACCCGCTGCGGCGCGACCTGATGCACGAGTCGATCGACCTCCTCGAAGCGTACGACCAGTGCTACCTCGAAACGAGCGCGGTCCGCTATCGGGACCCCCTGGAGCGAGCGATCATGGAACATCCGGATCGAGTCTGCTTCGGGAGCGGTGCGCCCAACGTCCACCCGAACGTCGCCGTCATGGAGATTCTGACCCTCGACGTGCCCGAGGACGCGATGAAGAAAGTCTTCTCGAACAACCCCGTCCGCGTCATCGAAGAACTCGCACCGTAG
- a CDS encoding CPBP family intramembrane glutamic endopeptidase, whose protein sequence is MSDAEPPVGRLGRVSSDPRALAAVVVATWVAVEFLVRRRGTPLLADAVGSGAGADMLLIALTFPALAVLAATIGNRRGIGPNRWRYELSRGAVLGGLVGVVVYFVLLLAFAVVYVFTVGVPSVPTPTGGAETAAWVLVTLLVVNGVVVPIAEELAWRGVVQTALVDAYGPVLGISVTATAFVAKHVVVDLGAPTFRLVSLIVIAVVLGVLRHRYGTASSTISHLGINLLATGISLG, encoded by the coding sequence ATGTCTGACGCAGAACCACCCGTCGGGAGACTCGGGCGCGTGTCGTCGGACCCCCGCGCGCTCGCGGCCGTCGTCGTCGCAACGTGGGTCGCGGTGGAGTTTCTCGTACGTCGTCGCGGGACACCACTACTCGCCGACGCGGTCGGAAGCGGTGCGGGTGCGGACATGCTCCTGATCGCGCTCACGTTCCCGGCTCTCGCCGTCCTGGCAGCGACTATCGGGAACCGGCGCGGCATCGGGCCTAACCGCTGGCGCTACGAGCTATCTCGGGGTGCCGTCCTCGGTGGCCTCGTCGGCGTCGTCGTCTACTTCGTCCTGTTACTGGCGTTCGCGGTCGTCTACGTCTTCACCGTCGGCGTCCCCTCGGTGCCGACACCCACCGGCGGTGCCGAGACGGCCGCCTGGGTCCTCGTGACACTCCTGGTCGTCAACGGCGTCGTCGTCCCGATCGCAGAGGAGTTGGCCTGGCGCGGCGTGGTCCAGACCGCACTCGTCGACGCGTACGGCCCGGTGCTGGGAATCAGTGTGACTGCCACGGCGTTCGTGGCGAAACACGTCGTCGTCGACCTCGGTGCGCCGACGTTCCGGCTCGTGTCGCTGATCGTGATCGCGGTCGTTCTGGGCGTTCTCAGACACCGCTACGGAACGGCCAGTAGCACGATTTCACACCTCGGCATCAATCTGTTGGCGACGGGTATCAGCCTCGGCTGA
- a CDS encoding transcription factor S translates to MEFCDDCGSMMKAEDGVWVCGSCGAEKARDAADESSMVTTQGQEESEIVDTSEVEAEDMGPTTDAHCPECGNDRAFWEMKQIRAADESETRFFTCTECDHKWREDDH, encoded by the coding sequence ATGGAGTTCTGTGACGACTGCGGTTCGATGATGAAAGCCGAAGACGGCGTCTGGGTCTGTGGCAGCTGCGGTGCCGAGAAGGCCCGCGACGCGGCGGACGAAAGTTCGATGGTGACCACGCAGGGACAGGAAGAGAGCGAGATCGTCGACACCTCCGAGGTCGAGGCCGAGGACATGGGGCCGACGACGGACGCGCACTGTCCCGAGTGTGGCAACGACCGAGCCTTCTGGGAGATGAAGCAGATCCGGGCCGCCGACGAGTCCGAGACGCGCTTTTTCACCTGTACCGAGTGCGACCACAAGTGGCGCGAAGACGACCACTGA
- a CDS encoding S-adenosyl-l-methionine hydroxide adenosyltransferase family protein: protein MITLSSDFGSPYPAAMKGVILQDSDARIVDVSHEFPRQDVPGAAFWLREVLPYFPPAVHCVVVDPGVGTDRAAIVVRVGDHAIVAPDNGVALPAARAIADDGDVIEVFEIETDEPASATFHGRDVFAPMAAVVHEIGVDSLHEVADLVRADGYEALAFPEPTVSQTGASGAVLVVDGFGNAITNVPGEAIESRFGQQVRINGEPAPVRRTYATVEPGQRLVTVGSHGNVELAVNRGRGDEAFRVDAGDRVELSY from the coding sequence ATGATCACGCTCAGTAGCGACTTCGGTTCGCCGTACCCCGCAGCGATGAAGGGCGTCATCCTCCAGGACAGCGACGCGCGCATCGTCGACGTGAGCCACGAGTTCCCCCGGCAGGACGTTCCCGGCGCGGCGTTCTGGCTCCGGGAGGTGCTGCCGTACTTCCCGCCGGCAGTCCACTGTGTCGTCGTCGATCCCGGCGTCGGGACCGACCGGGCGGCGATCGTCGTTCGGGTCGGCGACCACGCGATCGTCGCGCCGGACAACGGCGTCGCGCTCCCGGCCGCCAGGGCGATCGCGGACGACGGTGACGTGATCGAGGTCTTCGAGATCGAGACCGACGAGCCGGCGAGCGCGACCTTCCACGGTCGGGACGTGTTCGCGCCGATGGCGGCCGTCGTCCACGAGATCGGTGTCGACTCTCTCCACGAGGTCGCGGATCTCGTTCGGGCCGACGGCTACGAAGCGCTCGCCTTCCCGGAGCCGACCGTGAGTCAGACCGGTGCCAGCGGCGCGGTGCTCGTCGTCGACGGGTTCGGGAACGCGATCACGAACGTGCCGGGCGAGGCGATCGAGAGCCGGTTCGGCCAGCAGGTCCGGATCAACGGCGAGCCCGCACCGGTCAGACGGACGTACGCGACGGTGGAACCGGGCCAGCGACTCGTCACCGTCGGCAGCCACGGCAACGTCGAACTCGCGGTGAATCGCGGGCGCGGGGACGAGGCCTTCCGCGTCGACGCTGGCGATCGAGTGGAGCTGTCGTACTAG
- a CDS encoding nicotinamide-nucleotide adenylyltransferase — MRGFYIGRFQPYHNGHHTVVEEIATEVDELVLGIGSAGDSHTDHDPFTAGERIMMITRAVREFERANDLVTYVVPIEDLNRNSVWVSHVQSMSPTFDVAYSNNPLVIQLFEEAGIEVRQSKMFDRERLEGSDIREAMIEGDAWRERVPDAVVETIEEVHGVQRIRTVAKDDVVERWEAGDDE; from the coding sequence ATGCGGGGTTTCTACATCGGTCGATTCCAGCCGTACCACAACGGCCACCACACGGTCGTCGAGGAGATCGCGACCGAGGTCGACGAACTCGTCCTGGGGATCGGAAGCGCGGGCGACTCCCACACGGACCACGATCCGTTCACTGCCGGCGAGCGGATCATGATGATCACGCGCGCGGTCCGCGAGTTCGAGCGCGCGAACGACCTGGTCACGTACGTGGTCCCCATCGAGGACCTGAACCGCAACTCGGTGTGGGTGAGCCATGTCCAGAGCATGTCGCCGACCTTCGACGTGGCCTACTCCAACAACCCGCTGGTGATCCAGCTGTTCGAGGAGGCGGGCATCGAGGTCCGACAGTCGAAGATGTTCGACCGGGAGCGGCTGGAAGGCAGTGACATCCGGGAGGCGATGATCGAGGGGGACGCGTGGCGCGAACGCGTCCCCGACGCCGTCGTCGAGACGATCGAAGAGGTACACGGCGTCCAGCGGATCCGGACCGTCGCCAAAGACGACGTGGTCGAACGCTGGGAAGCCGGTGACGACGAGTGA
- the nreA gene encoding DNA repair protein NreA, which yields MRLDEFIEGFDRDEAAERRRLAEEKSYEITNHLEDVERQFEEAVQGDALFGSTAPEIFVGRSGYPDVSTGVLSPMASDADAGQFATSGQWYQDGLGIDDVLQRRTGLLNSTRSANVDVSDVWDGFVGTQREVAIADHPVDVEVGLDGTPDLDVRFDDVGTPTGPRASATTADLAENPHVPRAVEKTLEDDDWQAEGAMNYLYRRGFDVYEVNTILSAGALGRGRQRRLVPTRWSITAVDDTVGQYLRGTIQNRNTIDQTEVWYNEYMGNRYWVLMAPGQWEFELVEMKAPESVWNPTGQTHYLASANEGYEGRTGYVEETAGAYYASRLGVLEHLQERDRQAKCLVLREVTDDYWAPVGVWQVREGVRNAFEAGVARETSEPGDTAYQDQPAVAESFRDAVTAVTEQLPVSLGTLRRKSDMVAGLQSTLADF from the coding sequence ATGCGTCTCGACGAGTTCATCGAGGGGTTCGATCGCGACGAGGCCGCCGAGCGGCGTCGCCTCGCCGAGGAGAAGTCCTACGAGATCACGAACCACCTCGAGGACGTCGAACGACAGTTCGAGGAGGCCGTCCAGGGCGACGCGCTCTTTGGCTCGACCGCGCCGGAGATCTTCGTCGGCCGGTCGGGCTATCCCGACGTGTCGACGGGCGTGCTCTCGCCGATGGCGTCCGACGCCGACGCCGGGCAGTTCGCCACCAGCGGCCAGTGGTACCAGGACGGGCTGGGGATCGACGACGTGCTCCAGCGCCGGACGGGGCTGCTCAACTCCACGCGCTCGGCGAACGTCGACGTGTCGGACGTGTGGGACGGCTTCGTCGGCACGCAGCGCGAGGTCGCGATCGCCGACCATCCGGTCGACGTGGAGGTCGGACTCGACGGTACGCCGGATTTGGACGTTCGCTTCGACGACGTGGGCACGCCCACGGGGCCGCGTGCCAGCGCGACCACCGCCGACCTCGCGGAGAACCCACACGTCCCCCGCGCCGTCGAGAAGACCCTTGAGGACGACGACTGGCAGGCAGAGGGCGCGATGAACTACCTCTACCGCCGGGGGTTCGACGTGTACGAGGTCAACACGATCCTCTCTGCGGGCGCGCTGGGACGGGGCCGCCAGCGCAGACTCGTCCCGACGCGGTGGTCGATCACCGCCGTCGACGACACGGTCGGGCAGTATCTGCGGGGGACGATCCAGAACCGCAACACCATCGACCAGACCGAGGTCTGGTACAACGAGTACATGGGCAACCGCTACTGGGTCCTCATGGCTCCGGGCCAGTGGGAGTTCGAACTCGTCGAGATGAAAGCCCCCGAGAGCGTCTGGAACCCGACCGGCCAGACCCACTACCTCGCAAGCGCCAACGAGGGCTACGAGGGCCGCACTGGCTACGTCGAGGAGACTGCCGGCGCGTACTACGCCTCGCGACTAGGCGTGCTCGAACACCTCCAGGAGCGAGACCGCCAGGCGAAGTGTCTCGTCCTGCGGGAGGTCACGGACGACTACTGGGCACCTGTCGGCGTCTGGCAGGTCCGCGAGGGCGTCCGAAACGCCTTCGAGGCGGGCGTCGCTCGCGAGACGAGCGAACCCGGCGACACTGCCTATCAGGACCAGCCCGCCGTCGCCGAGAGCTTCCGCGACGCCGTGACTGCCGTCACCGAACAGCTCCCGGTGTCGCTGGGGACGCTCCGGCGCAAATCCGACATGGTCGCGGGACTCCAGTCGACACTGGCCGACTTCTGA
- a CDS encoding CPBP family intramembrane glutamic endopeptidase, producing MARWAAFAGLLAVSLFLLLALARASQSALSGDDDPVRFREPSPRDPRPTDPVVPRFERPVADPRARLSPGALLANVVVTQGLFGAVVVGAAVYFSIPPWALGIPETALARGLPGVAVGIGFGVTLWLANEAAGAIADATGAGYDEAVRELLAPDSVGGWVLLLGVALPTVAVVEEVVFRGAAIGALAAGFSLSPWLLAVVSSVVFGAAHGAQGKVGMLVTGGLGLALAAGYVLTNSLLVVVVAHYLVNALELAVHEGMGYDRLTVETFAGDP from the coding sequence GTGGCGCGGTGGGCCGCCTTCGCCGGCCTGCTCGCCGTCTCTCTGTTCTTGCTTCTCGCACTCGCGAGAGCGTCCCAGTCGGCCCTGAGTGGCGACGACGATCCCGTCCGGTTCAGAGAGCCCTCGCCACGCGATCCGCGACCGACCGACCCAGTCGTACCGCGCTTCGAGCGGCCAGTGGCGGACCCGCGGGCGCGGCTGTCGCCCGGTGCCTTACTCGCCAACGTCGTCGTGACCCAGGGGCTGTTCGGCGCGGTCGTCGTCGGGGCCGCGGTGTACTTCTCGATCCCGCCGTGGGCGCTCGGAATCCCCGAGACCGCTCTCGCCCGTGGTCTCCCCGGCGTCGCCGTCGGGATCGGCTTCGGCGTCACCCTCTGGCTGGCCAACGAAGCCGCGGGTGCGATCGCCGACGCGACCGGTGCGGGCTACGACGAAGCCGTCCGGGAACTGCTCGCCCCCGACTCCGTCGGCGGGTGGGTCCTCCTGCTCGGCGTCGCGCTGCCGACCGTCGCCGTCGTCGAGGAAGTCGTCTTCCGTGGCGCTGCCATCGGTGCGCTGGCCGCCGGCTTCTCCCTCTCGCCGTGGCTGCTCGCGGTCGTCTCGTCGGTCGTCTTCGGTGCCGCCCACGGTGCGCAGGGGAAAGTCGGCATGCTCGTCACGGGCGGGCTCGGGCTCGCACTCGCGGCCGGCTACGTCCTCACGAACAGCCTGCTCGTGGTGGTCGTCGCCCACTACCTCGTGAACGCCCTGGAGCTCGCGGTCCACGAGGGAATGGGCTACGACCGGCTGACCGTTGAGACGTTCGCGGGCGATCCATAG
- the thsA gene encoding thermosome subunit alpha: protein MGGQPLFILDEDAQRTQGDDAQSSNIAAGKAVTESVRTTLGPRGMDKMLVSDSGDVVITNDGATILDEMDIEHPAAQMIVEVAETQEDEVGDGTTTASVLAGQLLTQAEDLLEDDVHPTTIVEGYHEAAQLAQEAIDGEVLDVDIDDETLTSVAESSMTGKGTGDVEAGALAETVVAAVRQATDGPGSTRDQIAIRSQAGSSSSATELVEGIIIEEEPVHGNMLSSVADATIAVIDADLEVQESNIDAEYNVSSVDQLNAAIEAEEEELSSYAEAIAAVGADVVFVSGDVDDRVGAQLSKEGIVAFDGVDSDELQDVTHTTGASRVGSVDTLEAEDLGEAEDVSVQKYGDEELAFVQGGASSETVTIFARGGTDHVTDELERALNDALDVVVAALDKGGVVPGAGASEIAIADHIRSEAASIEGRKQLAVESFADAVDVIPRTLAENTGMDPIDALVDLRAEHESEGIAGIISEGQTGVIDDPVDYGVLDPAAVKREAVESATEAATMIARIDDVISSDA from the coding sequence ATGGGTGGCCAGCCTCTCTTCATTCTCGACGAGGACGCCCAGCGTACGCAAGGAGACGACGCACAGAGTTCGAACATCGCCGCCGGGAAGGCAGTTACCGAGTCCGTACGGACGACACTCGGCCCCCGTGGCATGGACAAGATGCTCGTCTCGGACTCGGGCGATGTCGTCATCACCAACGACGGTGCGACGATTCTCGACGAGATGGACATCGAGCATCCCGCGGCCCAGATGATCGTCGAAGTCGCCGAGACCCAGGAAGACGAGGTCGGCGACGGCACCACGACAGCGTCCGTCCTGGCCGGTCAGCTCCTGACACAGGCCGAGGACCTGCTCGAAGACGACGTCCACCCGACGACGATCGTCGAAGGCTACCACGAGGCGGCACAGCTCGCCCAGGAAGCCATCGACGGCGAAGTGCTGGATGTCGACATCGACGACGAGACGCTGACCAGCGTCGCCGAGTCCTCCATGACGGGGAAGGGCACCGGCGACGTGGAGGCCGGCGCACTCGCCGAGACCGTCGTCGCCGCCGTCCGACAGGCGACCGACGGCCCCGGCTCGACGCGTGACCAGATCGCGATTCGGAGCCAGGCCGGCTCGTCTTCCTCTGCGACGGAGCTCGTCGAGGGCATCATCATCGAGGAGGAGCCGGTCCACGGCAACATGCTGAGCTCGGTCGCCGACGCGACCATCGCCGTGATCGACGCCGACCTCGAAGTCCAGGAGAGCAACATCGACGCCGAGTACAACGTCTCCAGCGTCGACCAGCTCAACGCCGCCATCGAGGCCGAAGAGGAGGAGCTGTCGAGCTACGCCGAGGCCATCGCTGCGGTCGGCGCAGACGTCGTGTTCGTCTCCGGTGACGTCGACGACCGCGTCGGCGCACAGCTCTCCAAGGAGGGCATCGTCGCCTTCGACGGCGTCGACAGCGACGAACTCCAGGACGTGACCCACACCACCGGCGCGAGCCGCGTGGGCTCCGTCGACACGCTGGAGGCCGAGGACCTCGGCGAGGCCGAGGACGTGAGCGTCCAGAAGTACGGCGACGAGGAACTGGCCTTCGTGCAGGGCGGTGCCAGCTCCGAGACGGTGACGATCTTCGCCCGCGGCGGGACCGACCACGTCACGGACGAACTCGAACGCGCGCTCAACGACGCGCTCGACGTGGTCGTCGCCGCGCTCGACAAGGGCGGCGTCGTCCCCGGTGCCGGTGCCTCCGAGATCGCCATCGCGGACCACATCCGGAGCGAGGCCGCGTCCATCGAGGGCCGCAAGCAACTCGCCGTCGAGTCCTTCGCCGACGCCGTCGACGTGATCCCGCGCACGCTCGCGGAGAACACGGGCATGGACCCGATCGACGCGCTGGTCGACCTGCGCGCCGAACACGAGAGTGAGGGCATCGCAGGCATCATCAGCGAGGGCCAGACCGGCGTCATCGACGACCCGGTCGACTACGGCGTGCTCGACCCCGCCGCGGTCAAGCGCGAAGCCGTCGAGAGCGCGACCGAGGCCGCGACGATGATCGCCCGGATCGACGACGTCATCTCCTCGGACGCGTAA
- a CDS encoding tRNA (adenine-N1)-methyltransferase, giving the protein MTYLLIHEGEDREYLLAAGETLETDLGVLEVPDDPEPGQVVETHLDEPFTVRELRGPDLFNHLERTGAPMMPRDIGIVVGKTGLQSGDRVLDAGTGTGVLAAYLARMGVTVTTYERDPDFADVARENMAMAGVEDRVDVRSGDVTAALSTLTESDFDVVTLDTGDAAAVVERAPELLVPGGFLAVYSPFVEQAREAIQTARDAGLQDAETLETIQRALDVSERGTRPSTRGVGHTGYLTFARNP; this is encoded by the coding sequence GTGACGTACCTCCTCATTCACGAGGGCGAAGACCGCGAGTACCTCCTCGCGGCCGGCGAGACCCTGGAGACCGACCTCGGCGTGCTGGAGGTCCCCGACGATCCCGAGCCGGGCCAGGTCGTCGAGACACATCTAGACGAGCCGTTCACCGTGCGCGAGCTACGCGGTCCGGACCTGTTCAACCACCTCGAACGCACCGGCGCACCGATGATGCCACGGGATATCGGGATCGTCGTCGGCAAGACCGGCCTTCAGTCGGGCGACCGCGTGCTCGATGCCGGCACCGGAACGGGCGTCCTCGCGGCCTACCTCGCGCGGATGGGCGTGACGGTGACCACCTACGAGCGCGATCCCGACTTCGCCGACGTGGCCCGCGAGAACATGGCGATGGCCGGCGTCGAGGACCGCGTCGACGTGCGCAGCGGCGACGTGACGGCGGCCCTGTCGACGCTTACCGAGAGCGACTTCGACGTGGTCACGCTCGACACCGGCGACGCCGCGGCGGTCGTCGAACGCGCGCCGGAGCTGCTCGTCCCCGGCGGCTTTCTCGCGGTCTACTCGCCGTTCGTCGAGCAGGCCCGCGAAGCGATCCAGACCGCACGGGACGCCGGGCTACAGGACGCGGAGACGCTGGAAACGATCCAGCGCGCGCTCGACGTGAGCGAGCGCGGCACCCGGCCGTCGACGCGAGGCGTCGGGCACACCGGCTACCTGACGTTCGCACGCAACCCCTGA